In the Streptomyces fradiae ATCC 10745 = DSM 40063 genome, one interval contains:
- a CDS encoding DUF5324 family protein, with protein MTRMDSVRAATDSAKESVLHAADVVAPYAGAAREHAALYAREARVKMAPKVSKATRQARVGYDVYVAPHVPPKVDAAAQRAYCETRRAARQAVSYTAPRLEQAMAAAGPAREEAASRSAAALAALRGQVTAEEIKKLVKRHERRARNRQALRTLALVGAVVGGAVAVWRWWDRQANPDWLVEPPTELAEGATLTSVDGSGPMSARTGSGSETLGAESPEKPENGDEPR; from the coding sequence GTGACCCGCATGGACAGCGTGCGCGCCGCCACCGATTCGGCCAAGGAGAGCGTGCTGCACGCCGCGGACGTGGTGGCGCCCTACGCCGGCGCGGCCAGGGAGCACGCCGCGCTCTACGCGCGCGAGGCGCGCGTCAAGATGGCGCCGAAGGTCTCCAAGGCCACACGGCAGGCTCGCGTCGGCTACGACGTGTACGTCGCCCCGCACGTGCCGCCGAAGGTCGACGCCGCCGCGCAGCGCGCCTACTGCGAGACCCGCAGGGCGGCGCGGCAGGCCGTCTCCTACACGGCCCCCCGGCTGGAACAGGCGATGGCCGCCGCCGGCCCCGCCCGCGAGGAGGCCGCGTCCCGCTCGGCGGCGGCCCTCGCGGCGCTGCGGGGCCAGGTGACGGCCGAGGAAATCAAGAAGCTGGTGAAGCGGCACGAGCGCCGCGCCCGCAACCGGCAGGCCCTGCGGACCCTGGCCCTCGTGGGCGCGGTCGTCGGCGGCGCCGTCGCGGTGTGGAGGTGGTGGGACCGGCAGGCCAACCCGGACTGGCTGGTCGAGCCGCCCACGGAGCTGGCCGAGGGCGCCACGCTCACGTCCGTCGACGGCAGCGGTCCGATGTCGGCCCGGACCGGGAGCGGGTCGGAGACGCTCGGAGCGGAGAGCCCGGAGAAGCCGGAGAACGGCGACGAACCGCGCTGA
- a CDS encoding DUF6344 domain-containing protein, protein MAADRVKQFWTAIVSFFCELLASLRAAAPVASVAGRWGGSASPAVLTASAEALALPAQRAAGAAVRAPARDGLGAGRGKGAVAGRARRVERDRALPPTIKQRIRAEAHGASPAVRRLSAAAALAAGHPADPADPAAGHPAADRTSEAASGPVRPESAAAGGAGAEAGVRPVHAGAAAGPWTPAAPAAC, encoded by the coding sequence ATGGCCGCCGACAGGGTCAAGCAGTTCTGGACCGCGATCGTTTCCTTCTTCTGCGAGCTTCTCGCCTCGCTCCGCGCGGCGGCGCCCGTCGCGTCCGTCGCGGGCCGGTGGGGCGGGTCCGCCTCCCCGGCCGTCCTCACGGCTTCCGCCGAGGCGCTCGCCCTTCCGGCGCAGCGCGCCGCCGGAGCCGCGGTCCGCGCACCGGCGCGGGACGGACTCGGGGCCGGACGCGGGAAGGGGGCCGTGGCCGGTCGAGCCCGGCGAGTGGAGCGGGACCGGGCCCTGCCGCCGACGATCAAGCAGCGCATCCGTGCCGAGGCCCACGGCGCCTCCCCCGCCGTACGCCGTCTGTCCGCCGCCGCTGCCCTGGCGGCCGGCCACCCGGCGGACCCGGCGGACCCGGCGGCCGGCCACCCGGCGGCCGACCGGACGAGCGAGGCGGCGAGCGGTCCGGTGAGGCCGGAGAGCGCCGCCGCCGGCGGCGCGGGCGCCGAAGCGGGCGTACGCCCCGTGCACGCCGGAGCGGCGGCCGGGCCCTGGACGCCCGCCGCCCCTGCTGCCTGCTGA
- a CDS encoding baeRF3 domain-containing protein, which produces MHPVLSTEVLAELRRPRPYPALSLTMPTHRRQPDNAQDPVRLRTLVARAERALQDDPAITRERRADVLEQLERAVAEFDLAYAEDGLVLYAAPGEHQAWSLARTVPERVVVSDTFLTRNLVAAHAAEQPQWAMALAADHVSLWSAGPERAVEYTGGGFPLTRSLEVPDAEREQRVGDLASSYRDEDTRAFFRAVHGALRTVLDAAPRPLTVFGDAPALALLEETGPLPQGTLTVRHGGLARGPAEAVREAVGPVRGARDEALATTVSAELEAARGRHEYAGGLDEVWRAAGEGRIGLLAVEEHHRAVVRDRGDHLEPADPGASGARDDIVDEIVERALENGAEVRFVPDDTLADAGRIAAVLRF; this is translated from the coding sequence ATGCATCCCGTACTCAGCACCGAGGTGCTCGCCGAGCTCAGACGGCCGCGCCCGTACCCCGCGCTGTCCCTGACGATGCCGACCCACCGCCGGCAGCCGGACAACGCCCAGGACCCGGTGCGGCTGCGCACGCTCGTGGCCAGGGCGGAGAGGGCGCTCCAGGACGACCCGGCGATCACGCGGGAACGGCGCGCCGACGTGCTGGAGCAGCTGGAGCGGGCCGTCGCCGAGTTCGACCTGGCGTACGCCGAGGACGGGCTGGTGCTCTACGCGGCGCCGGGGGAGCACCAGGCGTGGTCCCTCGCCCGCACCGTGCCGGAACGGGTGGTCGTCTCCGACACCTTCCTCACGCGCAACCTCGTCGCGGCCCACGCCGCCGAGCAGCCGCAGTGGGCGATGGCCCTGGCCGCCGACCACGTGTCCCTGTGGAGCGCCGGGCCCGAGCGGGCCGTGGAGTACACGGGGGGCGGGTTCCCGCTGACGCGCAGCCTGGAGGTCCCCGACGCGGAGCGCGAGCAGCGCGTCGGCGATCTCGCCAGCAGCTACCGGGACGAGGACACGCGTGCCTTCTTCCGCGCGGTGCACGGCGCCCTGCGGACGGTCCTCGACGCCGCGCCGAGGCCGCTGACCGTGTTCGGCGACGCCCCCGCGCTCGCCCTGCTGGAGGAGACCGGGCCCCTGCCCCAGGGCACCCTGACGGTCCGGCACGGCGGGCTCGCCAGGGGGCCGGCGGAGGCCGTGCGCGAAGCCGTCGGCCCCGTGCGCGGCGCGCGGGACGAGGCGCTGGCCACGACCGTCTCCGCGGAGCTGGAGGCGGCGCGGGGGCGGCACGAGTACGCCGGAGGCCTCGACGAGGTGTGGCGGGCGGCCGGCGAGGGCCGTATCGGGCTGCTCGCCGTGGAGGAGCACCACCGCGCCGTCGTGCGGGACCGCGGCGATCACCTGGAGCCGGCGGACCCCGGTGCGTCCGGCGCGCGGGACGACATCGTCGACGAGATCGTCGAGAGGGCCCTGGAGAACGGCGCCGAGGTGCGCTTCGTACCGGACGACACCCTCGCGGACGCGGGCCGCATCGCCGCCGTGCTCCGGTTCTGA
- a CDS encoding transcriptional regulator: protein MDAAQQEATARARELQRSWYGEPLGALFRRLIDDLGLNQARLAAILGLSAPMLSQLMSGQRAKIGNPAVVQRVQALQELAGQVADGSVSAVEAADRMEEIKKSQGGSVLTASGQSPVGSGAPTVRRVVREIQSLLRSVAAAGDIIDAADSLAPAHPELAEFLRVYGAGRTAEAVAHYESHQS, encoded by the coding sequence ATGGATGCTGCACAGCAGGAAGCGACCGCCAGAGCCAGAGAGCTCCAGCGCAGCTGGTACGGCGAACCGCTGGGGGCCCTCTTCCGCCGGCTGATCGACGACCTGGGCCTCAACCAGGCACGTCTCGCCGCCATACTCGGGCTGTCCGCCCCCATGCTGTCGCAGCTGATGAGCGGTCAGCGGGCGAAGATCGGCAACCCGGCCGTCGTGCAGCGCGTCCAGGCCCTCCAGGAGCTCGCCGGGCAGGTCGCCGACGGCAGCGTCAGCGCGGTCGAGGCGGCGGACCGCATGGAGGAGATCAAGAAGTCCCAGGGCGGTTCGGTCCTGACGGCCTCCGGCCAGTCCCCCGTCGGCTCGGGCGCGCCCACCGTGCGCCGCGTCGTACGGGAGATCCAGTCGCTGCTGCGCTCGGTCGCGGCGGCCGGCGACATCATCGACGCCGCCGACTCCCTGGCACCCGCCCACCCCGAACTCGCCGAGTTCCTGCGGGTGTACGGGGCCGGGCGCACCGCCGAGGCGGTCGCCCACTACGAGTCCCACCAGAGCTGA
- a CDS encoding serine/threonine-protein kinase: protein MGEVFAGRYELIDPIGRGGVGAVWRAWDQRRRRYVAAKVLQQSDAHALLRFVREQALRIDHPHVLAPASWAADDDKVLFTMDLVRGGSLAHLIGDYGPLPPRFVCTLLDQLLSGLAAVHAEGVVHRDIKPANILLEATGTGRPHLRLSDFGISMRKGEPRLTGTDYVVGTPGYFAPEQLMGEEPDFPADLFAVGLVALYLLQGRRPDSQALVAHFLAHGTPGAPAGIPESLWQVVAGLLQPDPQARFRTANGARKALASAVELLPEPGGEGDEVEVFDQLGPLPAGYGPEGPVPVTAPAPVPSRTPAPHAVPPQAPAPSTPPPPASASETGSFHLAPPPRPHPAQAPAPASAQPPAAQPYSPYPAAPYPVAVTPQYQAAAPPQATAPAPGAAPTAPSAPAGGGAALPTPAPRRRPGPPPAVAVPVVLLALACYAVAIWALVSA from the coding sequence ATGGGCGAGGTCTTCGCGGGACGGTACGAGCTGATCGACCCGATCGGGCGGGGCGGCGTGGGCGCCGTCTGGCGCGCCTGGGATCAGCGCCGCCGCCGGTACGTGGCGGCGAAGGTGCTCCAGCAGAGCGACGCGCACGCGCTGCTGCGCTTCGTACGCGAGCAGGCGCTGCGCATCGACCACCCGCACGTCCTCGCCCCCGCCAGCTGGGCCGCCGACGACGACAAGGTCCTGTTCACCATGGACCTGGTCCGCGGCGGCTCCCTGGCGCACCTGATCGGCGACTACGGGCCGCTGCCGCCCCGCTTCGTGTGCACCCTGCTCGACCAGCTGCTGTCCGGGCTGGCCGCGGTGCACGCGGAGGGCGTCGTCCACCGCGACATCAAGCCGGCCAACATCCTGCTGGAGGCGACCGGTACGGGACGGCCGCACCTGAGGCTGTCCGACTTCGGCATCTCCATGCGCAAGGGCGAACCCCGCCTGACCGGGACCGACTACGTGGTCGGCACCCCCGGGTACTTCGCGCCCGAGCAGCTGATGGGCGAGGAGCCGGACTTCCCCGCCGACCTGTTCGCGGTGGGCCTGGTCGCCCTGTACCTCCTCCAGGGCCGCAGGCCCGACTCGCAGGCCCTGGTCGCGCACTTCCTGGCGCACGGCACCCCGGGCGCCCCCGCGGGCATCCCCGAGTCGCTGTGGCAGGTCGTCGCCGGGCTCCTCCAGCCGGACCCGCAGGCCCGGTTCCGCACCGCGAACGGCGCCCGCAAGGCGCTGGCGTCGGCGGTGGAGCTGCTGCCGGAGCCGGGCGGCGAGGGCGACGAGGTCGAGGTGTTCGACCAGCTCGGCCCGCTGCCGGCCGGGTACGGACCGGAGGGCCCCGTGCCGGTGACGGCACCGGCGCCCGTGCCTTCCCGGACACCGGCGCCCCACGCCGTACCGCCCCAGGCCCCGGCGCCCTCCACGCCACCGCCCCCGGCGTCCGCGTCGGAGACGGGCAGCTTCCACCTGGCCCCGCCGCCCCGGCCCCACCCGGCACAAGCGCCGGCCCCGGCGTCGGCACAGCCCCCGGCGGCCCAGCCGTACAGTCCGTACCCGGCGGCCCCGTATCCGGTCGCCGTCACCCCGCAGTACCAGGCCGCGGCGCCGCCCCAGGCCACCGCCCCGGCCCCGGGGGCCGCCCCCACCGCGCCGTCGGCCCCGGCGGGCGGCGGCGCCGCGCTCCCCACCCCGGCGCCCCGCCGCCGCCCCGGCCCACCGCCGGCGGTGGCCGTACCGGTCGTGCTGCTGGCCCTCGCCTGCTACGCCGTGGCCATCTGGGCACTCGTCAGCGCCTGA
- a CDS encoding DLW-39 family protein: protein MKKLLLVALAAIGGLLVYRQIQADRAEQDLWTEATDSVPAGS, encoded by the coding sequence GTGAAGAAGCTTCTCCTGGTCGCACTGGCCGCCATCGGCGGGCTCCTCGTGTACCGCCAGATCCAGGCGGATCGCGCCGAGCAGGATCTGTGGACGGAGGCGACCGACTCCGTGCCCGCAGGTTCGTGA
- a CDS encoding DUF3566 domain-containing protein: protein MTDTRGPKPPYETYDDGPLPGERSSTQQASQPYHPPQAYAAQGARGGVQGGAAVRRPRTGAKTTPRTRKARLRVAKADPWSVMKVSFLLSIALGICTVVAAAVLWMVMDAMGVFSTVGATISDATGSTESNGFDLQAFLSLPRVLTFTAVIAVIDVVLATALATLGAFIYNLAAGFVGGVELTLAEDE from the coding sequence GTGACCGACACCCGGGGGCCGAAGCCCCCGTACGAGACGTACGACGACGGCCCGCTCCCCGGTGAGCGGTCGTCCACCCAGCAGGCGTCCCAGCCGTACCACCCGCCGCAGGCATACGCGGCCCAGGGCGCCCGAGGCGGCGTCCAGGGCGGCGCGGCGGTGCGCCGGCCCCGTACGGGCGCCAAGACGACCCCGCGGACGCGCAAGGCGCGGCTGCGGGTCGCCAAGGCCGACCCGTGGTCGGTGATGAAGGTCAGCTTCCTGCTCTCCATCGCACTGGGCATCTGCACGGTCGTCGCGGCGGCCGTCCTGTGGATGGTCATGGACGCGATGGGCGTCTTCTCGACGGTCGGCGCGACGATCAGCGACGCGACGGGCTCGACCGAGAGCAACGGATTCGACCTCCAGGCCTTCCTGTCGCTGCCGCGCGTCCTCACGTTCACGGCGGTCATCGCCGTGATCGACGTCGTGCTGGCCACCGCGCTGGCCACGCTGGGCGCCTTCATCTACAACCTGGCGGCCGGGTTCGTGGGCGGTGTGGAGCTCACCCTCGCCGAGGACGAGTAG
- the gyrA gene encoding DNA gyrase subunit A, which produces MADENTPAAVTPEEEPAAPGVGLRVEPVGLETEMQRSYLDYAMSVIVSRALPDVRDGLKPVHRRVLYAMYDGGYRPEKGFYKCARVVGDVMGTYHPHGDTSIYDALVRLAQPWSMRMPLVDSNGNFGSPGNDPAAAMRYTECKMAPLSMEMLRDIDEETVDFQDNYDGRNQEPTVLPSRFPNLLVNGSAGIAVGMATNIPPHNLREVASGAQWALEHPEATHEELLDALIERIKGPDFPTGALVVGRKGIEEAYRTGRGSITMRAVVEVEEIQNRQCLVVTELPYQVNPDNLAQKIADLVKDGKIGGIADVRDETSSRTGQRLVIVLKRDAVAKVVLNNLYKHTDLQTNFGANMLALVDGVPRTLSLDAFIRHWVTHQIEVIVRRTRFRLRKAEERAHILRGLLKALDAIDEVIALIRRSDTVEVAREGLMGLLEIDEIQANAILEMQLRRLAALERQKIVAEHDELQAKINDYNAILASPSRQRQIVSEELALLVEKFGDDRRTQLVPFDGDMSMEDLIAEEDIVVTITRGGYVKRTKTDDYRSQKRGGKGVRGTKLKEDDIVDHFFVSTTHHWLLFFTNKGRVYRAKAYELPDAGRDARGQHVANLLAFQPDEQIAEILAIRDYEAAPYLILATKAGLVKKTPLKDYDSPRSGGVIAINLRERDNGDEGLADELIGAELASAEDDLLLISKKAQSIRFTATDEALRPMGRATSGVKGMSFREGDELLSMNVVRPGTFVFTATDGGYAKRTAVDEYRVQGRGGLGIKAAKIVEDRGSLVGALVVEEGDEILAITLSGGVIRTRVSEVRETGRDTMGVQLINLGKRDAVVGIARNAEAGAEAEEVEQTAGADGEVADAEGTEAAAGTGAAVEAAGDTPSPAGEHEE; this is translated from the coding sequence ATGGCCGACGAGAACACCCCCGCCGCCGTGACGCCCGAAGAGGAGCCCGCCGCCCCCGGTGTGGGCCTGCGCGTCGAGCCCGTCGGGCTCGAGACCGAGATGCAGCGCTCGTACCTGGACTACGCGATGTCCGTCATCGTGTCGCGCGCGCTGCCCGACGTGCGGGACGGCCTCAAGCCCGTCCACCGCCGCGTCCTGTACGCCATGTACGACGGCGGGTACCGGCCCGAGAAGGGCTTCTACAAGTGCGCCCGCGTCGTCGGCGACGTCATGGGCACGTACCACCCGCACGGCGACACCTCCATCTACGACGCCCTGGTCCGCCTGGCCCAGCCCTGGTCGATGCGCATGCCGCTGGTGGACTCCAACGGCAACTTCGGCTCCCCGGGCAACGACCCGGCCGCCGCCATGCGGTACACCGAGTGCAAGATGGCGCCGCTGTCGATGGAGATGCTCCGGGACATCGACGAGGAGACCGTCGACTTCCAGGACAACTACGACGGCCGCAACCAGGAGCCGACGGTCCTCCCGTCGCGCTTCCCGAACCTCCTGGTCAACGGCTCCGCCGGCATCGCGGTCGGCATGGCGACCAACATCCCGCCGCACAACCTGCGCGAGGTCGCGTCCGGCGCCCAGTGGGCGCTGGAGCACCCCGAGGCCACCCACGAGGAGCTGCTGGACGCGCTGATCGAGCGCATCAAGGGCCCCGACTTCCCGACCGGCGCCCTCGTCGTGGGCCGCAAGGGCATCGAGGAGGCGTACCGCACGGGCCGCGGCTCCATCACGATGCGCGCGGTCGTCGAGGTCGAGGAGATCCAGAACCGGCAGTGCCTGGTCGTCACGGAGCTGCCCTACCAGGTCAACCCGGACAACCTCGCGCAGAAGATCGCCGACCTGGTGAAGGACGGCAAGATCGGCGGCATCGCGGACGTCCGCGACGAGACCAGCTCCCGCACGGGACAGCGCCTCGTCATCGTCCTCAAGCGGGACGCGGTCGCCAAGGTCGTCCTCAACAACCTGTACAAGCACACCGACCTCCAGACCAACTTCGGCGCGAACATGCTCGCGCTGGTCGACGGCGTGCCGCGCACCCTCTCGCTGGACGCGTTCATCCGCCACTGGGTGACCCACCAGATCGAGGTCATCGTCCGCCGTACGCGCTTCCGCCTGCGCAAGGCCGAGGAGCGGGCGCACATCCTGCGCGGCCTGCTCAAGGCGCTCGACGCGATCGACGAGGTCATCGCCCTCATCCGGCGCAGCGACACGGTCGAGGTCGCCCGCGAGGGCCTGATGGGCCTGCTGGAGATCGACGAGATCCAGGCCAACGCCATCCTCGAGATGCAGCTGCGCCGGCTGGCCGCCCTGGAGCGCCAGAAGATCGTCGCGGAGCACGACGAGCTCCAGGCGAAGATCAACGACTACAACGCGATCCTCGCGTCCCCGTCGCGCCAGCGGCAGATCGTCAGCGAGGAGCTGGCGCTGCTCGTGGAGAAGTTCGGCGACGACCGGCGCACCCAGCTCGTGCCCTTCGACGGCGACATGTCCATGGAGGACCTGATCGCCGAGGAGGACATCGTCGTCACCATCACGCGCGGCGGCTACGTGAAGCGGACGAAGACCGACGACTACCGCTCGCAGAAGCGCGGCGGCAAGGGCGTGCGCGGCACGAAGCTGAAGGAAGACGACATCGTCGACCACTTCTTCGTCTCCACCACGCACCACTGGCTGCTGTTCTTCACCAACAAGGGCCGCGTCTACCGAGCCAAGGCGTACGAGCTGCCCGACGCCGGGCGGGACGCGCGCGGCCAGCACGTCGCCAACCTGCTGGCCTTCCAGCCGGACGAGCAGATCGCCGAGATCCTCGCGATCCGCGACTACGAGGCCGCGCCCTACCTGATCCTGGCCACCAAGGCGGGCCTGGTGAAGAAGACCCCGCTCAAGGACTACGACTCGCCCCGCTCGGGCGGCGTCATCGCCATCAACCTGCGCGAGCGGGACAACGGCGACGAGGGCCTCGCCGACGAGCTGATCGGCGCCGAGCTGGCCTCCGCCGAGGACGACCTGCTGCTCATCAGCAAGAAGGCGCAGTCGATCCGCTTCACCGCGACGGACGAGGCGCTGCGCCCGATGGGCCGGGCCACGTCCGGTGTGAAGGGCATGAGCTTCCGCGAGGGCGACGAGCTGCTCTCGATGAACGTCGTCCGTCCCGGTACGTTCGTCTTCACGGCGACGGACGGCGGCTACGCCAAGCGGACGGCTGTCGACGAGTACCGCGTGCAGGGTCGTGGCGGTCTCGGCATCAAGGCTGCGAAGATCGTGGAGGACCGCGGTTCGCTCGTCGGCGCGCTGGTGGTCGAGGAGGGTGACGAGATCCTCGCCATCACGCTGTCCGGCGGTGTGATTCGCACGCGCGTCAGCGAAGTCAGGGAGACCGGCCGTGACACCATGGGCGTCCAGCTGATCAATCTGGGGAAGCGGGATGCCGTCGTGGGCATCGCGCGGAACGCCGAGGCCGGTGCCGAAGCCGAGGAGGTCGAGCAGACCGCCGGAGCGGACGGCGAGGTCGCGGACGCGGAAGGGACCGAGGCCGCCGCCGGTACCGGCGCCGCGGTCGAGGCAGCCGGGGACACGCCGTCCCCGGCCGGGGAGCACGAGGAGTAA